From one Triticum aestivum cultivar Chinese Spring chromosome 4B, IWGSC CS RefSeq v2.1, whole genome shotgun sequence genomic stretch:
- the LOC123091639 gene encoding 40S ribosomal protein S16, which yields MAAVLTRPTPGTVQCFGRKKTAVAVAYCKPGRGLIKVNGAPIELIRPEMLRLKAFEPILLAGRSRFKDIDMRIRVRGGGKTSQIYSIRQAIAKSLVAYYQKYVDEAAKKEVKEIFGRYDRTLLVADPRRCEPKKFGGRGARARFQKSYR from the coding sequence ATGGCAGCCGTTCTCACCCGCCCGACGCCGGGCACCGTCCAGTGCTTCGGCCGGAAGAAGACCGCCGTCGCCGTTGCCTACTGCAAGCCCGGGCGCGGCCTCATCAAGGTCAACGGCGCGCCGATCGAGCTCATCCGCCCCGAGATGCTCCGCCTGAAGGCCTTCGAGCCGATCCTGCTCGCCGGCAGGTCCCGCTTCAAGGACATCGACATGCGCATCCGCGTTCGCGGCGGCGGGAAGACGAGCCAGATCTACTCCATCCGCCAGGCCATCGCCAAGTCTCTCGTCGCCTACTACCAGAAGTACGTcgacgaggcggccaagaaggagGTGAAGGAGATCTTCGGCCGCTACGACCGGACGCTCCTCGTCGCCGACCCGCGCCGTTGCGAACCCAAAAAGTTTGGCGGTCGCGGTGCCCGAGCGCGTTTCCAGAAGTCGTACCGTTGA